A genome region from Panthera leo isolate Ple1 chromosome A2, P.leo_Ple1_pat1.1, whole genome shotgun sequence includes the following:
- the PLIN4 gene encoding perilipin-4 encodes MSAPDEGGRDPPKPKGKTLGGFLGSLPGFSSARNLVASAHSSAREVRPVADPAGASAQPQAQAATNLEQTAGGEKQPPPSDKMTPGAKDLVSSKMSKTKDTISSGMADVVDAAKGVVHGGLGMTRSALSGAKETVASGVTGAVGVAKGTVQTGLDTSKTVLTGTKDTLSTGLTGALGMAKGTVQTGLDTTKNIVTGTKDTVSAGVTGAVTMAKGTVQTGLDTSKTVLMGTKDTLSTGLTGALGMAKGTVQTGLDTSKTVLTGTKDTLSTGLTGALGMAKGTVQTGLDTTKNIVTGTKDTVSAGVTGAVTMAKGTVQTGLDTSKTILTGTKDTVSTGLSGAMNMAKGTVQTGLDTTKAVLTGTKDTVCSGVTGAMNVAKGAVQTGLDTSKTVLTGTKDTLSTGLTGALGMAKGTVQTGLDTTKNIVTGTKDTVSAGVTGAVNMAKGTVQTGLDTSKTILTGTKDTVSTGLSGAVNMAKGTVQTGLDTTKAVLTGTKDTVCSGVTGAMNVAKGAVQTGLDTSKTVLTGTKDTLSTGLTGALGMAKGTVQTGLDTTKNIVIGTKDTVSAGVTGAVTMAKGTVQTGLDTSKTVLMGTKDTVCSGVTGAMNVTKGAVQTGLDTSKAVLTGTKDTLSTGLTGALGMAKGTVQTGLDTTKNIVTGTKDTVSAGVTGAVTMAKGTVQTGLDTSKTVLTGTKDTVCSGVTGAMNVAKGAVQTGLDTSKTVLTGTKDTLSTGLTGALGMAKGTVQTGLDTTKNIVTGTKDTVSAGVTGAVNMAKGTVQTGLDTSKTILTGTKDTLSTGLTGALGMAKGTVQTGLDTSKTVLTGTKDTVCSGVTGAMNVAKGAVQTGLDTSKAVLTGTKDTLSTGLTGALGMAKGTVQTGLDTSKTVLTGTKDTLSTGLTGALGMAKGTVQTGLDTSKTVLMGTKDTVCSGVTGAMNVAKGAVQTGLDTSKAVLTGTKDTLSTGLTGALGMAKGTVQTGLDTSKTVLTGTKDTLSTGLTGALGMAKGTVQTGLDTSKTVLTGTKDTLSTGLTGALGMAKGTVQTGLDTTKNIVTGTKDTVSAGVTGAVNMAKGTVQTGLDTSKTILTGTKDTLSTGLTGALGMAKGTVQTGLDTSKTVLTGTKDTLSTGLTGALGMAKGTVQTGLDATKNIVTGTKDTVSAGVTGAGNVAKGAVQTGLGTIQNWLPGTRDPVWGALTSSSAPRKGGEALSPGVSSAPDTLGAGLDPVREATAEATRPQGATLGREDAGHVATARGHEGATSFATLRDELKELGDVFRPLDAEEQAQLAASEPEPRVLTADQRSYFVRLGDLAPGFRQRAFEHALSHLQHGQFQARAALAQLEDAFKLIQKAERAPEGQSPPDQGPSSSVEEGAPHEVPDAGALSRACSLVQRLHVAYSSLAAGLQGLPEELQQRVGRARHSLCELYGLVSSAGSVQQLPAERLARSHEGVGRAWQELEQVLDSVQHGPPLCWLVGPFALPPGGQRL; translated from the exons ATGTCTGCCCCAGATGAAGGAGGCCGGGATCCTCCCAAACCCAAGGGCAAG ACCCTGGGAGGTTTCTTGGGGTCCCTGCCTGGCTTCAGTTCTGCCCGGAACCTGGTGGCCAGCGCCCACAGTTCTGCGAGAGAGGTCCGGCCGGTCGCCGACCCTGCGGGTGCGTCCGCGCAGCCCCAGGCTCAGG CAGCCACCAACCTGGAGCAGACGGCCGGCGGGGAGAAGCAGCCGCCGCCTTCAGATAAG ATGACCCCTGGGGCAAAGGACCTGGTGAGCTCCAAGATGAGTAAGACCAAGGACACCATCTCCTCCGGGATGGCTGACGTAGTGGACGCAGCTAAAGGTGTGGTGCACGGAGGCCTGGGCATGACCCGGTCTGCCCTCTCAGGTGCCAAGGAGACTGTGGCCAGTGGCGTCACAGGGGCAGTGGGTGTAGCTAAGGGCACGGTCCAGACCGGCCTGGACACTTCAAAGACCGTCCTGACAGGCACCAAGGACACCCTATCTACTGGGCTCACAGGCGCACTGGGCATGGCCAAGGGCACCGTCCAGACCGGCCTGGACACCACCAAGAATATTGTCACAGGCACTAAAGACACAGTGTCCGCTGGGGTGACGGGGGCAGTGACCATGGCCAAGGGCACCGTCCAGACCGGCCTGGACACTTCAAAGACCGTCCTGATGGGCACCAAGGACACCCTATCTACTGGACTCACAGGTGCACTGGGCATGGCCAAGGGCACCGTCCAGACTGGCCTGGACACTTCAAAGACCGTCCTGACGGGCACCAAGGACACCCTATCTACTGGGCTCACAGGCGCACTGGGCATGGCCAAGGGTACCGTCCAGACCGGCCTGGACACCACCAAGAATATTGTCACAGGCACTAAAGACACAGTGTCCGCTGGGGTGACAGGGGCAGTGACCATGGCCAAGGGCACCGTCCAGACCGGCCTGGACACTTCAAAGACCATCCTGACGGGCACCAAGGACACTGTGTCCACGGGGCTCTCAGGGGCAATGAACATGGCCAAGGGCACCGTCCAGACCGGCCTGGACACCACCAAGGCTGTCCTGACGGGCACCAAGGACACTGTGTGCAGTGGGGTGACTGGTGCCATGAATGTGGCCAAAGGGGCTGTCCAGACCGGCCTGGACACTTCAAAGACCGTCCTGACAGGCACCAAGGACACCCTATCTACTGGGCTCACAGGCGCACTGGGCATGGCCAAGGGCACCGTCCAGACCGGCCTGGACACCACCAAGAATATTGTCACAGGCACTAAAGACACAGTGTCCGCTGGGGTGACAGGGGCAGTGAACATGGCCAAGGGCACCGTCCAGACAGGCCTGGACACTTCAAAGACCATCCTGACGGGCACCAAGGACACTGTGTCCACGGGGCTCTCAGGGGCAGTGAACATGGCCAAGGGCACCGTCCAGACCGGCCTGGACACCACCAAGGCTGTCCTGACGGGCACCAAGGACACTGTGTGCAGTGGGGTGACTGGTGCCATGAATGTGGCCAAAGGGGCTGTCCAGACCGGCCTGGACACTTCAAAGACCGTCCTGACAGGCACCAAGGACACCCTATCTACTGGGCTCACAGGCGCACTGGGCATGGCCAAGGGCACCGTCCAGACCGGCCTGGACACCACCAAGAATATTGTCATAGGCACCAAAGACACCGTGTCCGCTGGGGTGACAGGGGCAGTGACCATGGCCAAGGGCACCGTCCAGACCGGCCTGGACACTTCAAAGACCGTCCTGATGGGCACCAAGGACACCGTGTGCAGTGGGGTGACTGGTGCCATGAATGTGACCAAAGGGGCTGTCCAGACCGGCCTGGACACTTCAAAGGCCGTCCTGACGGGCACCAAGGACACCCTATCTACTGGGCTCACAGGTGCACTGGGCATGGCCAAGGGCACCGTCCAGACCGGCCTGGACACCACCAAGAATATTGTCACAGGCACTAAAGACACAGTGTCCGCTGGGGTGACAGGGGCAGTGACCATGGCCAAGGGCACCGTCCAGACCGGCCTGGACACTTCAAAGACCGTCCTGACGGGCACCAAGGACACCGTGTGCAGTGGGGTGACTGGTGCCATGAATGTGGCCAAAGGGGCTGTCCAGACCGGCCTGGACACTTCAAAGACCGTCCTGACAGGCACCAAGGACACCCTATCTACTGGACTCACAGGTGCACTGGGCATGGCCAAGGGCACCGTCCAGACCGGCCTGGACACCACCAAGAATATTGTCACAGGCACTAAAGACACAGTGTCCGCTGGGGTGACAGGGGCAGTGAACATGGCCAAGGGCACCGTCCAGACCGGCCTGGACACTTCAAAGACCATCCTGACAGGCACCAAGGACACCCTATCTACTGGGCTCACAGGCGCACTGGGCATGGCCAAGGGCACCGTCCAGACCGGCCTGGACACTTCAAAGACCGTCCTGACGGGCACCAAGGACACCGTGTGCAGTGGGGTGACTGGTGCCATGAATGTGGCCAAAGGGGCTGTCCAGACCGGCCTGGACACTTCAAAGGCCGTCCTGACGGGCACCAAGGACACCCTATCTACTGGACTCACAGGTGCACTGGGCATGGCCAAGGGCACCGTCCAGACCGGCCTGGACACTTCAAAGACCGTCCTGACGGGCACCAAGGACACCCTATCTACTGGACTCACAGGTGCACTTGGCATGGCCAAGGGCACCGTCCAGACTGGCCTGGACACTTCAAAGACCGTCCTGATGGGCACCAAGGACACCGTGTGCAGTGGGGTGACTGGTGCCATGAATGTGGCCAAAGGGGCTGTCCAGACCGGCCTGGACACTTCAAAGGCCGTCCTGACGGGCACCAAGGACACCCTATCTACTGGACTCACAGGTGCACTGGGCATGGCCAAGGGCACCGTCCAGACTGGCCTGGACACTTCAAAGACCGTCCTGACAGGCACCAAGGACACCCTGTCTACTGGGCTCACAGGCGCACTGGGCATGGCCAAAGGCACCGTCCAGACTGGCCTGGACACTTCAAAGACCGTCCTGACGGGCACCAAGGACACCCTATCTACTGGGCTCACAGGTGCACTGGGCATGGCCAAGGGCACCGTCCAGACCGGCCTGGACACCACCAAGAATATTGTCACAGGCACTAAAGACACAGTGTCCGCTGGGGTGACAGGGGCAGTGAACATGGCCAAGGGCACCGTCCAGACCGGCCTGGACACTTCAAAGACCATCCTGACAGGCACCAAGGACACCCTATCTACTGGGCTCACAGGCGCACTGGGCATGGCCAAGGGCACCGTCCAGACTGGCCTGGACACTTCAAAGACCGTCCTGACAGGCACCAAGGACACCCTGTCTACTGGGCTCACAGGCGCACTGGGCATGGCCAAGGGCACCGTCCAGACCGGCCTGGACGCCACCAAGAATATTGTCACAGGCACCAAAGACACAGTGTCCGCTGGGGTGACAGGGGCAGGGAACGTGGCCAAGGGGGCAGTGCAGACTGGTCTCGGCACCATCCAGAACTGGTTACCTGGCACCCGGGACCCTGTGTGGGGCGCACTCACCAGTTCCAGTGCCCCCCGCAAAGGAGGGGAAGCTCTGTCCCCCGGAGTATCCAGCGCCCCGGACACACTTGGTGCAGGCCTGGACCCTGTCCGGGAAGCCACCGCTGAAGCAACCCGTCCCCAGGGGGCCACCCTGGGCAGGGAGGATGCGGGGCACGTGGCCACCGCGCGCGGCCATGAAGGAGCCACGAGCTTCGCGACACTCCGGGACGAGCTGAAGGAGCTGGGGGATGTCTTCCGGCCCCTGGATGCCGAGGAGCAAG CCCAGCTTGCTGCCTCCGAGCCTGAGCCGAGGGTGCTCACGGCCGACCAGCGCAGCTACTTTGTGCGTCTGGGCGACCTGGCCCCCGGCTTCCGCCAGCGGGCGTTTGAGCACGCCCTGAGCCACCTGCAACACGGCCAGTTCCAGGCCAGGGCCGCGCTGGCCCAGCTGGAGGACGCCTTCAAGCTG ATTCAGAAGGCCGAGCGGGCTCCAGAGGGCCAGTCACCTCCAGACCAGGGTCCGAGCAGCAGCGTGGAGGAAGGCGCTCCCCACGAG GTGCCGGACGCCGGGGCCCTGTCCAGGGCCTGCAGCCTCGTCCAGCGGCTCCACGTGGCCTACAGCTCCCTGGCCGCCGGCCTCCAGGGCCTCCCCGAGGAGCTCCAGCAGCGTGTGGGGCGGGCGCGGCACAGCCTGTGTGAGCTCTATGGCCTGGTCTCCTCGGCCGGCTCGGTCCAGCAGCTGCCGGCAGAGCGCCTGGCCCGGAGCCACGAGGGCGTGGGCCGGGCCTGGCAAGAGCTGGAGCAGGTGCTGGACAGCGTGCAGCACGGCCCGCCGCTCTGCTGGCTCGTGGGGCCCTTCGCCCTGCCGCCCGGCGGGCAGCGGCTGTAG